Proteins found in one Zea mays cultivar B73 chromosome 1, Zm-B73-REFERENCE-NAM-5.0, whole genome shotgun sequence genomic segment:
- the LOC103644129 gene encoding uncharacterized protein produces MADSGALVVTEAQQQHPLSQIAASETHRLLLKQWVKEEDLLARRVALWEACLNGARKEIAFLYCAFFAFHAASVLLLFLSSSSSSAASAAATTACRRSWIPYLVSLLSSLTMLWALWYKSDTEAVLERVLAREREDALYLARCVSELKRKGLRFDLLKEVDTLRRAKNLRAEAKGAADRPRRWQTRDLAVFALFAAACGVLVLTRFLLCN; encoded by the coding sequence ATGGCCGACTCCGGCGCCCTCGTCGTGACGGAGGCGCAACAGCAACACCCGCTGAGCCAGATCGCGGCGAGCGAGACGCACCGGCTGCTGCTCAAGCAGTGGGTCAAGGAGGAGGACCTGCTGGCGCGCCGCGTGGCGCTATGGGAGGCCTGCCTCAACGGCGCCCGCAAAGAGATCGCCTTCCTCTACTGCGCCTTCTTCGCCTTCCACGCCGCTTCCGTGCTGCTCCTCTtcctctcctcctcctcctcctccgctgcctcggcggcagcgacaacagCATGCAGACGGTCGTGGATCCCCTACCTTGTCTCGCTGCTCTCCTCGCTCACCATGCTCTGGGCGCTGTGGTACAAGTCCGACACGGAGGCCGTCCTGGAGCGCGTCCTCGCGCGAGAGCGCGAGGATGCGCTGTACCTGGCCAGGTGCGTCTCCGAGCTCAAGCGCAAGGGCCTCCGCTTCGACCTGCTCAAGGAGGTGGACACACTGCGCAGGGCCAAGAACCTTCGCGCTGAGGCCAAGGGCGCAGCAGACAGGCCCAGGAGGTGGCAGACTAGGGACCTGGCCGTCTTCGCGCTCTTCGCCGCCGCCTGCGGGGTGCTCGTGCTCACCAGGTTCTTGCTCTGCAATTAG